The DNA window CAGGCATACGAGTGGTGCTATCGCTCGCGAGCGGGTGTCGACATGCTGTCGGAAGCAATCGCCACTTATGTGCCGTTGCGCGAGCGTGCGGTGGTCATGGTGCAGTTCCGCGACATCAGCGCGGAAGAGGCGATGCGTCAGAAACTGCGCAGCTATGAGATGCGTCTGCGCGAATATATGCAGGATCTCGGCGAGGGCGTGGCGGTGATCACGCCCCGCGGAAAGGTTGCGTATCTCAGCGAATCGGGGCGGCGCGTGCTGGGAATCGCACCTGATGCGTTGCTCGAAAAGGCGGCGCTCGATTACTGCATGCCCGTTGATCGCGAACGACTGATAGCGCAATTGCGCGGCGCGACGAAGCGGCGGTCTACTGCGGCGCAGCGCTATCGCATCGTACGTCGCGATGGTGTTGAACGCTGGCTGCGCATTACGTGCCGGCGCGTCAATATCGACGATGACTTGAACGGCGTGCTGCTGCACTTTCGCGACATCAGCGAAGAAGTGGCAACGGAAGAAGCGCGCCGTATCGAGGCGCGAATGCTCGAATACGCGGGCCGATATAACGCAATGGGCGAAATGGCGACGGCGATCGCGCACGAATTGAGCCAACCGCTCGCGGCAGTACGCAATTTTGTCGAAGGCGCGATTCAGCGGTTGAGTCCACTCGACGCAACAGCGGACGCAATCTGGGGTTTGCGTGCCGCAGACCGGCAAGCGGAGCGCGCCGCGCACATTATCAAAAGCGTGCGTGAGTTTGTCGTGAAGCGCGAGCCGGTCGAGACGCAGGCAGACCTTCGCGATGTACTCGCGGAGGTCGCGTATTTCATCCAGCTTCGAGCGCGCGATGTGGGTGTCACCGTGATGATCGAGCAACACGATACGCCGCTGCCGATACGCTGCGAGCGCGTGCTGATCGGTCAGGTGATTCTCAATCTGGCCTTCAATGCCGTTGAAGCGTTGACGGATGCAAAGCAAGCTGCTGGCACTGTGACGCTCGCCACGTCCGCACACGACGGGGCGGCGGAGCTTCACGTCATCGACAATGGCCCCGGTGTACCTGCTGAAGCATTGGGCCGTCTGTTCGACGGCTTTTCGTCGTCTAAAGCGGGTGGGAACGGCATTGGGCTGTCGTTGTGCAAGAACATCGTCTCGCGTCATGACGGACGCATCTGGGCGCAGCGTTCGGCGTCGGGCGGACTCGATTGCCGCTTTGCGTTGCCATTGTTGCCGTGCGCGTAAAAGCATGGCGAGCCTGGATCTAGCGGCCTAATGCGCGCGCGGTTTGGCCGCCAATGCCGAAGTCCGTGTTCGGAATGTCCTTGATCATCACGCGAGTGGATTGCAGCGGTGCATCGAGCAAAGCGGCGGTTGTCTCCGATAACTGCGCAATGAGCGCCTGCTTTTGCACATCGGTTCGCCCCGCAATCAGAATCGCAACGATCACAGGCAAAGCGGCGACGGTAGCTTTGCCACCGAGGCCGATATTCGCAGCGGGCAATTCGGAGAGCAGCACGCGAACGGACTCTGCGGGCGCACTGATTGCATCGACGGTGGCTTGCGTAAGTGCGTCGATTAAAGATGCTTTACGTTCGTCCGCGTGACCTTGTGGCAGATAGACTTCGAGTGTCGGCATGGCGATGGCGTCTCAACCTGAAGAAGAGTGCGCGCCGACGCAAACATGCATCGACGCGCGATTGAAAATCAGAGCAGGAAGCCGATGGCGCTGAGCGCGTCGGTGGAATCGATCAGGCGGATAACCTTTTCGACGAGTCGCGGCTCGCCACTCGCCATGCTGATCTTATGCGTGAGATTGGCGGCGAAAATGGTCGACACCCCGCGCTTGTATGCGATTACCACTTGCGATGAGTTCACTTCGATCACATCGGCGCTGTCGCTCGACAGCGTGAAGCGCGATACCGTACGCACTGTACGAGCCGCGTCGGATGCGGATGCCGAGTAACCGGAGGTCATTCGCTGCACGCGTTTCTCACGCATGTCCTGATCGTCATAGGCGTAGTTCAGCGTGGCCGCGTAGTCGGTTGCGTCTGGATCGATCGGCACCACGTAGTGGCCTTTCGAATCCCACAATTCCAGCCATGCGTGATAGTCGCGGTGATCGAGCAATTCGGCTTCGCGCCAGATGAATTCGATGGCGCGCGAGAAAGTCTGCTGGGTAAAGAGTGCGTTGCGGTCATCCATCATGCTTGCTCCATCATTACGCGCCATTGCTTGTAGGCTTCGCGCATGCCGGTTTCATCGGTGGCGTGGGCGGTTTTTTCTCCGTTCGCAGACGTGGTTTCGCGGTTCAGCCCGCGATTGACGAGGATCGGTACATCCGGCCCTGCGTGCGAGCCGCGCTGTACGCGCTCCCATGCTTCGGCGTCGTCGGGACTGCCGAAACCGAATGGGCCCTGGAAATGTTCGTGAATACGCAGGCGCACGCGATTCGCTTCGTCGGGGCCGCCATCCATTGCAAGGGCGACGTGGCGAATCTCGGTCTCTTCGGCCGAAATCGGGCGCAGTACGCGAAAAAATGCCATCGACAGCGCGAGGTTCGGAAAGAGGTTGAGATTGAAGCCGACGCCCATCAGCGAACGCACTATGCGGCGAACTTCTTCTGGCGAGTGCTTTTCTGCGAGTTGCGCCGCGAGTTCGCCGAAGCGTTCGGGCAAAGGCGCGCCGTCGTCCTGATCGAGATCGACGATTTCAGGCACCAGCACCGCGAGACTGTGACCGTTGCCCAGCGAGCGGCAAAATGCCTGGTCGCTTGTCATGAAGCTGGTGATTGCAGCAGCGGTTTCGTCGTCGATCGACTTCATCCACGACTTGTGTACGACCGGAAAATGGTAGAGGTCGGTCGTATTCTCAAGCTGGATTTTCCAGTTGCCCTTGAACTTGAATTTGTGTTCGCCGTTCCCCTTGATCGGATAACCCGCGCCCTGTTTCATGAACAGATCGATCCACGGCTTCGCCCCGCCGAGAAAGTCTTCCAGCGGTTCGATCGTTTCGTTGAAGCTCGCGAAGATCAAGCCTTGATAGATGCCCACACGCAGCTTCTTCAACGGCAAGTCGCCCTTTTCGCAGACGCCTTCGTAGCCGTCGCCATAGGGCAGCGCGCGCAACGTGCCGTCGAGCGCGTAGGACCAGCTATGGTAGGGGCAGGTAAAGCCTTTGGCATTGCCTTTGTGCTCTTCGCAGACGGTCGCGCCGCGATGACGGCAGCGGTTCTGCAACACGTGTACCGCACCGCTCTTGTCGCGAACCACGATGACGGGCTGCCGGCCGATCGTCGTTGTGACGAAATCGCCTGGTTTCGGCAATTCGCTTTCGTGCGCGACCCAGATCCACGTCTTGTAGAAGATGCGCTCAAGTTCTGCTTCGAACAGATCGGCATCGTAATAGAGGGAAGGCGCAATGCGATCGCTTTCGGCGCGTTTCGCTAACGCGCTTGTGTCGATGGTTTGATAGGTCGGCGTGCTCATCGTATTCGCTGTGGGAAGAGTGGGTTAGTTGATTGAGCGACTAACAACGAGGATGGCGGAGCATTCATGCAAATCAGCACATCCTCTCGTTGACATCAGTCTCTCTTTCCGAAGATCATGCGTCAAATCGATTAAAAAGCGGTCGGGGAATAAGTCCGATCTATATCTTGAGGTTCCCATGACATCCATCGACCACGTCGATCTCAATCTGTTGCGCGTGTTTCATGCAATCGTCGAGGAGCGCAGCCTGACGAAAGCGGGGGACCGCCTCGCGTTGTCGCAACCCGCGGTCAGCTATTCGCTGGGGCGCTTGCGTACGCTATTCGACGATCCGTTGTTCGTGCGCACACGTGCGGGTATGCAGCCCACGCCGGTGGCGCTGGAGCTTGCTGAAATCGTCGGACGTGCGCTCGACACCGTGCGCCAGGCGCTGCGTTACGCGGAGCGTTTCGATCCGGCGACGAGTACCCGAACGTTTCGTCTTTCGCTTTCAGATGCAGGGGAAATGGCGTATTTGCCGGCTATTTGCGCGGCATTGCACGACGTCGCGCCGCGCGTGAAATTGCTGGTCGAACCGTTGCCAGTTGAAGAAATCGAAGAGGCGCTTCGTTCGAGCCGACTCGACTTCGCGATCGGCAATCTGCCTTCGCTACTGCCGCGCACGCGGCATGCGTTGCTGTTCGAAGAAGCCTACGTGTGCATGACACGCAAGCGCAAAGGGCTACCGGCAGGGAGTACCTTGAAGCTCGAGCAGTTTCTCGAAGCGTCACATGTGCAGGTGCGTTCACTCGAACACAGCCATCATGAACTCGACGATGCGTTGCGCGCGCAAAGAGTCGGACGCAATATATCGCTGGCGTTGCCGCACTTTGTAGCGGTGCCGGGTGTGCTCGCCGTCACCGATCTCATCGCGACACTGCCGGAAAGGCTCGCGCATATCCTCAATCGTGGCGACGCGTTTCGAATCTATACATTGCCTGTGCAACTGCCGAAGGCGGCCGTCACGATGCACTGGCACGAGCATTTTCACGAAGATGAAGGCATTGCATGGATGCGCGGTTTGATGACCGACATCCTTGCGAACTTCCAGAAAAAGATCTGAGCCTTAAAGGTCGAGTACCAATACGGGAGAGCGCGAGCGTGAAATGCAACAGCAGATCACGCTATTGCTCGCGCGCTCCGCTTTGCTCAGACAATGGTCCCGATGCTCGGGCTCGCCGCTCACCACGTCGACCATGCAGGTGCCGCAGACACCCTCGCCGCACGAGGTATCCACTTCGATGCCTATCGATGCGAGTGCTTCCACGATGGAGGTTTTTTCATTTACTCGCACGGTTTGTCCTGAGCTTGCAAGACGTACATCGAAGCTGTCGAGCGATGCTTCGCCGGGGGTTGGAGGTTCAGCTTTGAAGCGTTCGAGGTGGATCGAACCGGCGGGCAAGCGCGTTTGTGCAGTCTCGACGACCCGATCCATGAACGGCGCCGGGCCGCAGGTATAGACGTGCGCATTTGGTCCGGTATCGCGCACGCACGCATCGAGTTCGGCAACAAGATTTTCGCGCTCTACGCCGAAATGTAGCTTCACATGCTTATCGAAGGGCGCGCGTGTGAGCAGCGTCATGAACGCAGCATGCGTTTCGCTGCGCGCAAAATAGTGCAGCGTAAAACGAGCATTCCGCTCGACAAGGCGATACGCCATCGAAAGCAACGGCGTAATGCCGATACCCGCGCCGATCAGAATGTGTTCGTCCGCGTTTTCTTCGAGCCGGAAGAGATTGCGCGGTGCGCCTACTGACAATTCAGTGCCGACCGTCACTTCTTCATGCAGCGAGCGCGAACCGCCGCGCGATTGATCTTCCTTTTTTACGGCGAATAAATGGGAATCGACGCAGGCGGGGTCGCCGCAAAGCGAGTATTGACGCGTGATACCGGACGGACTCGTGACGTCGATATGCGCGCCCGCGTCGTAGCCGTCGAAGGGAAGGCCGTCGACGCGCGAGATGCTGAACGACCGCACGCCGTGCGCTTCCTCGCGCAGCGCGTCTACCCGGACTTTCAGGGTGGGAGCTTGCATGATGCCTTCCGTTGCATTGATAGGGGACGATGCGCTGAGGTTAGCGACATGCTTTCTATAAGCCAAATAGATTAAAAATTGGTGTGGATATCAATGGGGATTATTTGTTCGAGTGGTTTGTGTGGCGTTTGGTATCGGCCTAAGGTCTCATTGACCTGCCAGAACTCCGGAGATCATATTGTGTTGAGAGAGTTCGCCTGCCGGCAGATCCTGCATTGCGGAAAAGAAAGAGTCTGGAACTCCCGGCGGAGGTGGTCTGAACACCGACGGGCCATCAAGCCGACGACCGAAGGATGCCGTGAGGCAGGGATAGAGGTGCGCGTCTCCGGCTAGCCCCGTCTGGCTGTCGGCTGGCGAACCGCGAATGTCGTGGGTGTCCGCTGCAATATGAATCGTAGGGAGAATGCCGGCATGGACTGGAACCGTTGGTACAGTTTGAAGAGCTACTTAAGGTCTTCGCTGTGGACTGTGCCGGTCATTGCAGTCGTGATCTATGCCGTTGTGAAGCCTGTGACTGAAGTGGTGGGAAGGTGGATGATCAGCCAGGGAACCCTTGATCCGAAAACCGGATTTCTTGGGTTGTCCATGACCGGGGCGCGGTCGCTGCTCGGTGATATCGTTTCTGCCGACATGGCGTTTCTGGTATTTACGTTCGGTTCACTGCTCGTCGCAATCCAGGTCGCCGGCGGCCAGTACACTCCGCGAATCATCGCGACGACACTGCTGCGCGATAACACCATCCGTAGCATCTCGGGACTATTCGTCTTCACACTGCTGTTCGCCGACAGAACGCAGAGCTGGATGGGTGAGAGCGAGGTACATCAGCTTCAGGTGTTTATTACGGCGCTATTCGGATTTGCGTCCGTCGTCGCTTTCCTGTTCCTCATTGACTACGCCGCGAAATTCCTGCGGCCCGTCAGCCTGGTGGCTCGCGTTGGAGAGCAAGGCATCACGGCCATCGAGCATGTTTACCCCGCCCCGGCTACGGGCGTAGCAACCTCGACGGAACATGACAAAGAGCGAGGCGCACCTGATCGCATTGTTCTCCAGCGGGGCAAATCCCGCATCGTTCTGGCCGTGAATCTGGAAAGGCTCGTGGCCCGAGCGCAGCGTGCTGACGTAGTTATCGAATTCGTGCCGCAGGTCGGTGATTTTGTCGCGGTGGACGAGCCCTTGTTTTACCTGTACGGGAACTCCGGCGCAATCGACGAGATCAGGCTGCGCACGCTAGTCGCTTTTGGAACGGAACGCACGATGGAGCAGGATCCCATGTTCGCGTTTCGCATTCTGGTGGATATTGCACTGAAAGCGCTATCGGCAGCGATCAACGATCCCACCACTGCAGTGCTTGCAATCGACCAGTTGCACCGGCTATTGCGCATGGTGGGCAAACGGTCTTTGCACACCGAAGAAATAATGGATGGGGCGGGACGGGTGCGCGTGATCTTACGGACGCCGAATTGGGAAGACTTCGTGCACATAAGTTTCCGCGAGATACGACAGTGCGGCGCGGGCAGCATCCAGATCGCGCGGCGTATGCGCGCAGCGATCGAGAACCTCATCCAGAGCCTGCCGGAGCATCGCCACGACGCATTGCGTGCCGAGTTGGCGCTGCTCGATCGTGCGATTACCTCGAAGCATCCGTTCCCGGAGGACCTGGCGTTGGCCCGCATTCCCGACTCCCAAGGGCTGGGAGGTTCCGCGGTCTCGACGGCAAACAACTAGCTTTCTGGGAGCAAGCCATGCGCAAACTCATTATGGGCATCGTCGAATTCCGCGAGAAAATGCTGCCGCAATACGCGAAACAGTTCAGCAAACTGGCACTCTCGCAAGCGCCTGACGCGCTCTTCATCACGTGCGCGGACAGCCGGGTTGTCCCTGATCTGCTTGCCTCGACCCATCCGGGCGATCTGTTCACGATGCGTAACGTCGGCAACCTGATTCCGCCGGCGACTGCGGAGGGGGTTTCTACCGGAGACTTCTCTGAGGCAAGCGCGATCGAGTACGCATTGCTGGTGTTGAAAGTCGCGAATATTGTTGTATGCGGGCATTCCGAGTGTGGTGCGATGAAAGCCGTCTCTACACGCAAAGCCAAGCTGAAAACGCCGAACCTGGATAGATGGCTGTCGCACGCCAGCAACGCAGCATTTCGCCTCGAACAGGAAGGTCCACTCGATGGCAGGTTGAAACCGCACGATCAATTGTCGCAACTCAACGTACTTGTGCAACTCGAGCATCTCATGACCTATCCCATTGTGCGTCGGCAGGTCACCGCCGGGGCGCTGGTATTGAGTGGCTGGTGGTTCGACATCGCAACTGGCGACATGTATGCCTACCTGCGCGCGAGTCGCTCATTCGAAATCATCGACCGCGCGATGGCGGATGGGATCATTGCGCGGCTTGCCGCGCGGGCGCGGTGAAGGTGACCGAAGCTCCGGTACATAAAACGCATTCTCGGGTTGAGGATGCACAAGATGCCATCATGCCTGCGCTCCGCGTACGCTGGGCCCGCCGCGCATCCTGGGTGTGTGCCGCTCTGGCGTTCGCCGCGCTGCCTTGCCTGTCGAATGCGCAGACCGAGCCGGTCCCATTGACCAGCAATACTGTGGTCGGCGGCAACGTGAAGCAGCATGCCAACGCCGTGCTCGCGATCATGACCTACACGACAGTCCCCGACGTTACGACCAGTAACCTGTCGGTCAATAGTGGCACCACCGGCAATCCCGGTTTCGGTCAGTCGCAGTTTGGCGGGGGCTTCACTATCAGTCGATCCTTCCCGCTGTACCTGGAGGGCACGCTCGCCTACAGCCGTTACGATCCGATCTTTGTCGCTACGGACGGCGCCCAGCAGCGCGAGGTCCCGACAAAATGGAACACGTTCAGCGGCACGGTGGGCGTCGGCTGGGATTTCCGGATCACGGATGAACTGGTATTCCGTCCGATCCTGAACGGTACGATTGGACGGGTCTCGAGCGATCTGAAGGTGGGACAGACACTCTTCAATCACGTCACCGATAGCAACCTGCAGTTCCTGGAGAATGGCTCACTGGACGCGTACGGATACGGTGGCTCACTAATGCTCGACTACGAGCACTACCGCGAAAACTACGAAATCGATGCCGAATTGCGGGCCACCGATATCTATCTGCGCAGCTTCGGCGGTTCATCGGAGGCAGTTCAGGGATCGGCGATGGCACAGCAAGTGAGCCTGTGGACACGCTGGAGAGCGCCTACCGGCTGGCACGCGCTGGACCGGCCAGTCCGCTATGTGCTGG is part of the Paraburkholderia fungorum genome and encodes:
- a CDS encoding DUF2254 domain-containing protein; protein product: MDWNRWYSLKSYLRSSLWTVPVIAVVIYAVVKPVTEVVGRWMISQGTLDPKTGFLGLSMTGARSLLGDIVSADMAFLVFTFGSLLVAIQVAGGQYTPRIIATTLLRDNTIRSISGLFVFTLLFADRTQSWMGESEVHQLQVFITALFGFASVVAFLFLIDYAAKFLRPVSLVARVGEQGITAIEHVYPAPATGVATSTEHDKERGAPDRIVLQRGKSRIVLAVNLERLVARAQRADVVIEFVPQVGDFVAVDEPLFYLYGNSGAIDEIRLRTLVAFGTERTMEQDPMFAFRILVDIALKALSAAINDPTTAVLAIDQLHRLLRMVGKRSLHTEEIMDGAGRVRVILRTPNWEDFVHISFREIRQCGAGSIQIARRMRAAIENLIQSLPEHRHDALRAELALLDRAITSKHPFPEDLALARIPDSQGLGGSAVSTANN
- a CDS encoding tautomerase family protein, whose translation is MPTLEVYLPQGHADERKASLIDALTQATVDAISAPAESVRVLLSELPAANIGLGGKATVAALPVIVAILIAGRTDVQKQALIAQLSETTAALLDAPLQSTRVMIKDIPNTDFGIGGQTARALGR
- a CDS encoding two-component system sensor histidine kinase NtrB, with translation MDSLAEEDFRLLLDALTQCVLLHDARTKAIVWANRAACVALGFSVEELLPLKAHDMTRDDLKYRREIAVDAMDRSVANGPQAYEWCYRSRAGVDMLSEAIATYVPLRERAVVMVQFRDISAEEAMRQKLRSYEMRLREYMQDLGEGVAVITPRGKVAYLSESGRRVLGIAPDALLEKAALDYCMPVDRERLIAQLRGATKRRSTAAQRYRIVRRDGVERWLRITCRRVNIDDDLNGVLLHFRDISEEVATEEARRIEARMLEYAGRYNAMGEMATAIAHELSQPLAAVRNFVEGAIQRLSPLDATADAIWGLRAADRQAERAAHIIKSVREFVVKREPVETQADLRDVLAEVAYFIQLRARDVGVTVMIEQHDTPLPIRCERVLIGQVILNLAFNAVEALTDAKQAAGTVTLATSAHDGAAELHVIDNGPGVPAEALGRLFDGFSSSKAGGNGIGLSLCKNIVSRHDGRIWAQRSASGGLDCRFALPLLPCA
- a CDS encoding LysR family transcriptional regulator, yielding MTSIDHVDLNLLRVFHAIVEERSLTKAGDRLALSQPAVSYSLGRLRTLFDDPLFVRTRAGMQPTPVALELAEIVGRALDTVRQALRYAERFDPATSTRTFRLSLSDAGEMAYLPAICAALHDVAPRVKLLVEPLPVEEIEEALRSSRLDFAIGNLPSLLPRTRHALLFEEAYVCMTRKRKGLPAGSTLKLEQFLEASHVQVRSLEHSHHELDDALRAQRVGRNISLALPHFVAVPGVLAVTDLIATLPERLAHILNRGDAFRIYTLPVQLPKAAVTMHWHEHFHEDEGIAWMRGLMTDILANFQKKI
- a CDS encoding aromatic ring-hydroxylating oxygenase subunit alpha yields the protein MSTPTYQTIDTSALAKRAESDRIAPSLYYDADLFEAELERIFYKTWIWVAHESELPKPGDFVTTTIGRQPVIVVRDKSGAVHVLQNRCRHRGATVCEEHKGNAKGFTCPYHSWSYALDGTLRALPYGDGYEGVCEKGDLPLKKLRVGIYQGLIFASFNETIEPLEDFLGGAKPWIDLFMKQGAGYPIKGNGEHKFKFKGNWKIQLENTTDLYHFPVVHKSWMKSIDDETAAAITSFMTSDQAFCRSLGNGHSLAVLVPEIVDLDQDDGAPLPERFGELAAQLAEKHSPEEVRRIVRSLMGVGFNLNLFPNLALSMAFFRVLRPISAEETEIRHVALAMDGGPDEANRVRLRIHEHFQGPFGFGSPDDAEAWERVQRGSHAGPDVPILVNRGLNRETTSANGEKTAHATDETGMREAYKQWRVMMEQA
- a CDS encoding aromatic-ring-hydroxylating dioxygenase subunit beta; protein product: MMDDRNALFTQQTFSRAIEFIWREAELLDHRDYHAWLELWDSKGHYVVPIDPDATDYAATLNYAYDDQDMREKRVQRMTSGYSASASDAARTVRTVSRFTLSSDSADVIEVNSSQVVIAYKRGVSTIFAANLTHKISMASGEPRLVEKVIRLIDSTDALSAIGFLL
- a CDS encoding PDR/VanB family oxidoreductase, which codes for MQAPTLKVRVDALREEAHGVRSFSISRVDGLPFDGYDAGAHIDVTSPSGITRQYSLCGDPACVDSHLFAVKKEDQSRGGSRSLHEEVTVGTELSVGAPRNLFRLEENADEHILIGAGIGITPLLSMAYRLVERNARFTLHYFARSETHAAFMTLLTRAPFDKHVKLHFGVERENLVAELDACVRDTGPNAHVYTCGPAPFMDRVVETAQTRLPAGSIHLERFKAEPPTPGEASLDSFDVRLASSGQTVRVNEKTSIVEALASIGIEVDTSCGEGVCGTCMVDVVSGEPEHRDHCLSKAERASNSVICCCISRSRSPVLVLDL
- a CDS encoding carbonic anhydrase, which encodes MRKLIMGIVEFREKMLPQYAKQFSKLALSQAPDALFITCADSRVVPDLLASTHPGDLFTMRNVGNLIPPATAEGVSTGDFSEASAIEYALLVLKVANIVVCGHSECGAMKAVSTRKAKLKTPNLDRWLSHASNAAFRLEQEGPLDGRLKPHDQLSQLNVLVQLEHLMTYPIVRRQVTAGALVLSGWWFDIATGDMYAYLRASRSFEIIDRAMADGIIARLAARAR